In Streptomyces seoulensis, the following are encoded in one genomic region:
- the mshB gene encoding N-acetyl-1-D-myo-inositol-2-amino-2-deoxy-alpha-D-glucopyranoside deacetylase, protein MTELPARRLLLVHAHPDDESINNGATMAKYVAEGAHVTLVTCTLGERGEVIPAELRHLEGAALGAYRRGELDAALTELGVEDVRVLGYQDSGMMGLPDNDDPAVFWQAGLDEAAGALADVMVEVRPQVVVAYDDNGGYGHPDHIQAHRIAMRAVELAEGRGHRVDKVYWNRMPRSVVEDAFARLAEELPGLPFGKSADIADLPGVVPDERITTAVDGTAYAAAKAAAMRAHATQITVAGEYFALSNDLAQPLFTTEYYELVRGSAEPGESDLFAGVEVAS, encoded by the coding sequence ATGACCGAACTGCCCGCCCGGCGTCTGCTGCTCGTGCATGCGCATCCTGATGACGAGTCGATCAACAATGGCGCGACCATGGCCAAGTACGTGGCCGAGGGGGCTCATGTGACTCTGGTGACCTGCACGCTGGGGGAGCGGGGGGAGGTGATCCCGGCGGAGCTGCGGCATCTGGAGGGGGCCGCGCTCGGGGCGTACCGGCGGGGCGAGCTGGACGCCGCCCTCACGGAGCTGGGGGTCGAGGACGTGCGGGTGCTCGGGTATCAGGACTCCGGGATGATGGGGCTGCCCGACAACGACGACCCCGCCGTCTTCTGGCAGGCCGGCCTCGATGAGGCCGCCGGGGCGCTCGCGGACGTGATGGTGGAGGTCCGGCCGCAGGTCGTCGTCGCGTACGACGACAACGGCGGGTACGGCCACCCCGACCACATCCAGGCCCACCGGATCGCGATGCGCGCCGTCGAGCTGGCCGAGGGCCGGGGGCACCGGGTGGACAAGGTCTACTGGAACCGCATGCCCCGCTCGGTCGTCGAGGACGCCTTCGCGCGGCTCGCCGAGGAGCTGCCCGGCCTGCCGTTCGGCAAGAGCGCCGACATCGCCGACCTGCCCGGTGTGGTCCCGGACGAGCGGATCACCACCGCCGTCGACGGCACCGCGTACGCCGCCGCCAAGGCCGCCGCGATGCGCGCCCACGCCACCCAGATCACCGTCGCGGGCGAGTACTTCGCGCTCTCCAACGACCTCGCCCAGCCGCTGTTCACCACCGAGTACTACGAACTGGTGCGGGGCAGCGCCGAACCCGGCGAGAGCGACCTCTTCGCCGGAGTGGAGGTGGCGTCATGA
- a CDS encoding sensor histidine kinase, with translation MTEDRCAGTEADTPVGRPPQGRRELWVKLLWIGVWLVFLSSPVHDLVNGNHGTAATWAGAVGLTAFVGVYLGLVFRNMGRTFSGPAVVLLLVVLGILAPLLAYTLGSAWLGLFVYLSVACGATLPAKATYWAIPASAAVMYLVGLHTDEEEARDLILLVVLIGFAMTGVRQLVRTTVELRKARATVAQLAANEERLRLARDLHDLLGHSLSLITLKSELAGRMLPGRPEEAAQQVADIERVSRQALVDVREAVTGYRRPRLAAELAGAQVALTAAGVIAEIPAEPELAGLPEEAEAALAWTLREAVTNVVRHSGAERCAVELLHRHTLDGPVLELSVEDNGSGGSGKGPGNGLTGLVERLQGAGGTLEAGRSAKGFRVVARVPSAAVADVVSGS, from the coding sequence ATGACGGAGGACCGGTGCGCCGGGACCGAGGCGGACACCCCCGTGGGGCGTCCGCCGCAGGGCCGGCGCGAGCTGTGGGTGAAGCTGCTGTGGATCGGCGTCTGGCTGGTCTTCCTCAGCTCACCCGTCCACGACCTGGTGAACGGCAACCACGGGACGGCGGCCACCTGGGCCGGAGCGGTGGGACTCACCGCGTTCGTCGGGGTCTACCTGGGGCTGGTCTTCCGCAACATGGGCCGGACCTTCTCCGGACCGGCCGTCGTCCTGCTCCTGGTGGTCCTCGGCATCCTCGCGCCGCTGCTCGCCTACACCCTGGGCAGCGCCTGGCTCGGCCTCTTCGTCTACCTCTCGGTGGCCTGCGGGGCGACCCTCCCGGCCAAGGCCACCTACTGGGCGATCCCGGCCTCGGCGGCCGTGATGTACCTCGTCGGACTGCACACCGACGAGGAGGAGGCGCGGGACCTGATCCTGCTGGTGGTGCTGATCGGCTTCGCCATGACGGGCGTACGGCAGCTGGTGCGCACCACCGTCGAGCTGCGCAAGGCGCGGGCCACCGTGGCGCAGCTCGCCGCGAACGAGGAGCGGCTGCGGCTCGCCCGTGACCTGCACGACCTGCTGGGGCACTCGCTGTCCCTGATCACGCTCAAGAGCGAGCTGGCGGGACGGATGCTGCCCGGCCGGCCCGAGGAGGCCGCCCAGCAGGTCGCGGACATCGAGCGGGTCAGCCGGCAGGCGCTGGTCGACGTACGGGAGGCCGTCACGGGGTACCGGCGGCCCCGGCTCGCCGCCGAACTCGCGGGCGCGCAGGTCGCGTTGACGGCCGCCGGGGTCATCGCCGAGATCCCGGCCGAGCCCGAGCTGGCCGGGCTGCCCGAGGAGGCCGAGGCCGCGCTGGCGTGGACCTTGCGGGAGGCCGTCACCAACGTGGTCCGGCACAGCGGGGCCGAGCGGTGCGCGGTCGAGCTGCTGCACCGGCACACCCTGGACGGGCCGGTGCTGGAGCTGTCCGTCGAGGACAACGGCTCCGGCGGCTCGGGCAAGGGGCCCGGCAACGGGCTCACCGGGCTCGTGGAGCGGCTCCAGGGGGCCGGGGGCACGCTGGAGGCGGGCCGGTCCGCCAAGGGGTTCCGGGTGGTCGCCCGCGTCCCGTCGGCCGCCGTGGCGGACGTAGTATCCGGGTCATGA
- a CDS encoding ABC transporter permease, producing the protein MTGILASRALIKLELARALRNRKFLFFSVLYPSIIFLIFAGSSGTGEKVDGTGLTVATYLMVSMASFGALTAVLMGNSERIAKERESGWVRQLRLTPLPGHGYVLAKTASAAVVSLPSIVMVFIVAAVVKDVRLDAWQWLALTGVIWAGSLVFAALGVAIGYLASGDAVRPITMIVYFALSLLGGLWMPSAGFPRWLQDIAEWLPTYAYAALGRAVEQSQAPHGRDVAVLAVYFVLFAGGAAWLYRKDTLKA; encoded by the coding sequence ATGACCGGCATCCTCGCCTCACGGGCCCTGATCAAGCTGGAACTCGCCCGCGCCCTGCGCAACCGCAAGTTCCTGTTCTTCTCCGTGCTCTACCCCTCGATCATCTTCCTGATCTTCGCGGGCAGTTCGGGCACCGGCGAGAAGGTGGACGGCACCGGCCTGACCGTCGCCACCTACCTGATGGTCTCCATGGCCTCCTTCGGCGCGCTGACCGCCGTCCTGATGGGCAACAGCGAGCGCATCGCCAAGGAGCGGGAGAGCGGCTGGGTGCGCCAGCTCCGGCTGACCCCGCTGCCCGGCCACGGGTACGTCCTCGCCAAGACCGCCAGCGCGGCCGTGGTGAGCCTGCCGTCCATCGTGATGGTGTTCATCGTCGCCGCCGTCGTGAAGGACGTACGGCTCGACGCCTGGCAGTGGCTCGCCCTGACCGGCGTCATCTGGGCCGGCAGCCTCGTCTTCGCCGCGCTCGGCGTCGCCATCGGCTACCTCGCCTCCGGGGACGCGGTACGGCCCATCACGATGATCGTCTACTTCGCGCTCTCCCTCCTCGGCGGCCTGTGGATGCCCTCGGCAGGGTTCCCGCGCTGGCTCCAGGACATCGCCGAGTGGCTGCCGACGTACGCGTACGCTGCCCTGGGACGCGCGGTCGAGCAGAGCCAGGCCCCGCACGGGCGGGACGTCGCCGTCCTCGCCGTGTACTTCGTCCTCTTCGCGGGCGGCGCGGCCTGGCTGTACCGGAAGGACACGCTGAAGGCGTGA
- a CDS encoding ABC transporter ATP-binding protein → MTTTAVATATDVPVVAGFEQVSKAYGSVRAVDGLSLTLRPGETVALLGPNGAGKSTTLDLLLGLKQPDEGRVTVFGTGPREAIVAGRVGAMLQSGGLMEDVTVAELVGLACSLHPRPHPVSDVLARAGVTQIADRKVNKLSGGQAQRVRFALATAGDSDLIVLDEPTTGMDVSARQAFWATMREQADQGRTVLFATHYLEEADAIADRVLVLHRGRLLADGTAAEIKARAGARRVSFDLTGAVDETALAALPALTSLDVSGQTVRIQSSDADATVHAVYGLGLYPRNLEVAGLGLEQAFVAITEAEEAKRA, encoded by the coding sequence ATGACAACGACTGCGGTGGCGACCGCGACCGACGTGCCGGTGGTGGCCGGGTTCGAGCAGGTGAGCAAGGCGTACGGGAGTGTGCGGGCGGTGGACGGGCTGTCGCTCACGCTGCGGCCCGGGGAGACCGTCGCGCTGCTCGGGCCCAATGGCGCGGGCAAGTCCACCACGCTCGACCTGCTGCTCGGGCTGAAGCAGCCGGACGAGGGGCGGGTGACCGTGTTCGGGACCGGTCCGCGCGAGGCCATCGTCGCCGGGCGGGTCGGGGCGATGCTGCAGAGCGGTGGGCTTATGGAGGACGTGACGGTCGCCGAACTGGTCGGTCTGGCCTGCTCGTTGCACCCCCGTCCGCACCCCGTCTCCGACGTGCTGGCCCGCGCGGGCGTCACCCAGATCGCCGACCGCAAGGTCAACAAGCTCTCCGGCGGCCAGGCCCAGCGCGTCCGCTTCGCCCTGGCCACCGCCGGGGACAGCGACCTCATCGTGCTGGACGAGCCCACCACCGGGATGGACGTCTCCGCCCGGCAGGCGTTCTGGGCCACCATGCGCGAGCAGGCCGACCAGGGCCGTACCGTCCTCTTCGCCACGCACTACCTCGAAGAGGCCGACGCCATCGCGGACCGGGTGCTCGTGCTGCACCGGGGCCGCCTGCTGGCCGACGGCACCGCCGCCGAGATCAAGGCCCGCGCGGGCGCCCGCCGGGTCTCCTTCGACCTGACCGGCGCCGTCGACGAGACCGCGCTGGCCGCCCTGCCCGCGCTGACCTCGCTGGACGTCTCCGGGCAGACCGTCCGCATCCAGTCCTCCGACGCCGACGCCACCGTGCACGCCGTGTACGGGCTCGGTCTCTACCCCCGCAACCTGGAAGTCGCCGGCCTCGGCCTGGAGCAGGCTTTCGTCGCCATCACCGAGGCCGAGGAGGCCAAGCGCGCATGA
- a CDS encoding DNA-binding protein, which yields MGNQNPSAPSRVRSRIAGHDHPNRGGLIHDNSRHTARFTVIGNHLAQHADLSLLAIGLGTHIQSLPRGARIDIKTLAARFPEGVTRIAAALRELEKHGYLRRERLRIPGGRIVTRTVSCNQPGHSREANEPRPRRTPTPRPKALPAVPTPVTSALLHPATDLLAGLRRHDSRLLLSVTDTAHLAPGVAAWLERDVAPAEVRRALIDGLPTEPLHRPAALLAHRLTRHLPPPPPFRPPAPEPPVRHPLQNCDGCNRAFRAPEPGRCRDCRRHPAH from the coding sequence ATGGGTAACCAGAACCCTAGCGCGCCCTCGCGCGTCCGGTCCCGTATTGCGGGACACGACCACCCGAACCGGGGTGGTCTCATCCACGACAACTCCCGCCACACCGCCCGCTTCACGGTGATCGGCAACCACCTCGCCCAGCACGCGGACCTCTCCCTGCTGGCGATCGGCCTCGGCACGCACATCCAGTCGCTGCCGCGAGGCGCCCGCATCGACATCAAGACCCTGGCCGCCCGCTTCCCCGAGGGCGTCACCCGTATCGCCGCCGCCCTGCGGGAGCTGGAGAAACACGGCTACCTGCGCCGCGAACGGCTGCGCATCCCCGGCGGCCGCATCGTCACGCGTACGGTCTCCTGCAACCAGCCGGGTCACAGCCGCGAGGCGAACGAACCCCGCCCGCGCCGCACCCCGACCCCACGCCCCAAGGCCCTCCCCGCCGTACCCACACCGGTCACCTCCGCCCTCCTCCACCCCGCCACCGACCTCCTCGCGGGCCTCCGCCGCCACGACAGCCGCCTGCTGCTCTCCGTCACCGACACGGCACACCTCGCCCCCGGTGTCGCCGCGTGGCTGGAGCGGGACGTCGCCCCGGCCGAGGTACGCCGCGCCCTGATCGACGGCCTGCCGACGGAGCCGCTGCACCGCCCGGCCGCCCTGCTCGCCCACCGCCTGACCAGGCACCTGCCACCCCCACCCCCGTTCAGGCCGCCCGCCCCGGAACCTCCGGTACGCCACCCCCTCCAGAACTGCGACGGCTGCAACCGGGCCTTCCGGGCCCCGGAGCCGGGCCGCTGCCGCGACTGCCGGAGGCACCCAGCCCACTGA
- a CDS encoding DUF6113 family protein, whose translation MSASMLAQPLQRPSLGRMAALLGLALLGAVVGVAGALVQAGWFPLGLLLALAGAGGLFLGGGYALRGRSGAVAPVLGWVVAVILLTASRPEGDFLFGAGGGSYVFLLGGMALAVICATLAPGRQPDGDADRLGK comes from the coding sequence ATGAGCGCCTCGATGCTCGCCCAGCCGCTGCAACGCCCGTCGCTGGGCCGGATGGCCGCGCTGCTCGGGCTCGCCCTGCTCGGCGCGGTCGTCGGCGTCGCCGGGGCGCTGGTGCAGGCCGGCTGGTTCCCGCTCGGCCTGCTGCTCGCCCTCGCGGGCGCGGGCGGGCTGTTCCTCGGCGGCGGCTACGCGCTGCGCGGCCGCTCCGGCGCGGTCGCCCCGGTGCTCGGCTGGGTCGTCGCGGTCATCCTGCTCACCGCCAGCCGCCCGGAAGGTGACTTCCTGTTCGGCGCGGGTGGCGGCTCGTACGTCTTCCTGCTCGGAGGCATGGCCCTCGCTGTGATCTGCGCCACCTTGGCCCCCGGACGGCAACCCGACGGCGACGCCGACCGACTTGGCAAGTGA
- a CDS encoding DinB family protein: MSAIDRPIPPLNADERTTLESWLDFHRATLAMKCEGLDDEQAAVASVPPSGFTLTGLVQHMAEVERNWFRRVFAGEQAPRIYGPQADSDGPDGGFDLAEGATLSDALATWHAEIARAREHCAGRALTDTGRFMEQDVNLRWIHVHMIEEYARHNGHADLIRERVDGTTGV, encoded by the coding sequence ATGAGCGCCATCGATCGTCCTATCCCGCCCCTGAACGCCGACGAGCGCACGACGCTGGAAAGCTGGCTCGACTTTCACCGCGCCACACTGGCCATGAAGTGCGAGGGGCTGGACGATGAGCAGGCCGCCGTCGCGTCCGTGCCGCCGTCCGGCTTCACGTTGACCGGCCTGGTCCAGCACATGGCGGAGGTGGAGCGGAACTGGTTCCGTCGCGTGTTCGCCGGCGAGCAGGCTCCGCGCATCTACGGCCCGCAGGCCGACTCGGACGGCCCCGACGGCGGCTTCGACCTTGCTGAGGGCGCCACCCTGAGCGACGCCCTCGCCACCTGGCACGCGGAGATCGCCCGCGCCCGCGAGCACTGCGCCGGCCGCGCTCTGACCGATACGGGCCGCTTCATGGAGCAGGACGTCAACCTCCGCTGGATCCACGTCCACATGATCGAGGAGTACGCCCGCCACAACGGCCACGCCGACCTGATCCGGGAACGCGTCGACGGCACCACCGGCGTGTAG
- a CDS encoding membrane protein, whose product MSRETDTPSSGPNGRGGAAYPSGTPPYGTPMASGDGTGAGSPDARPEDRKTETTLTTRIRINIPGSRPIPPVVVRKTVDGAPAGESGGDEPAAAARPEPAAPPAPEPAAEPAPQAEEKTSDWFAPRKGGAPKGGSGGGGTNGAGMPGGSAAGTSAPRPGAPALGPGPSAQRPATPAPNAPRPGGTNGSGMSGATGGPVAPGHGGGTGSFDVTEALASGPRGGTRPGEPARDDLPFFSDNGGAPAGGPGAPGAGGLGGPGGPSGFNGPGGQGSPGPNGPAGPTGGPVTGDGPLPTRPVPGNAPGAPGMRGMEPGEPFDGPPAFRAPGGGPPKSAQGPQGGPQGAPQPGNPLSDDTAILTPQQLAAAPNAPGRAPHGTVSGHTVTSGIPVFPGDEADPFGPTPAADRPAYTAPKPPAPQAKAAPQPKKKKGRSKLMLLVAGVVVVVGGAYGAGLLMNRTDVPKGTTVLGVDIGGGTRDNAVKKLDDAFRDRVDKPLQLSVGGGNVALTPDKAGLQFDYQATVSKAATSDYNPLSVIGSLFGQKRVVQPETPVDEEKLQVALQQAGGGSGSVVEGGIKFESGKAVAVYGKPGKAIDAAGSTKAVEQAYRTLIETGSATPVTVPSTTRQPTVPNAEVDREMKAFAEPAMSNLVTVQTDAAHKIPFGPRSLPKILGFKAVNGKLVDTYNLEALKAAYGQTFDGVQVETATGKRGVLPQDVVGALRKALLGKTPAERIGVIDTKPN is encoded by the coding sequence TTGAGTCGTGAAACTGACACTCCGTCCTCCGGGCCCAACGGGCGCGGCGGAGCCGCATACCCCTCCGGCACCCCGCCGTACGGGACCCCCATGGCTTCCGGCGACGGGACCGGCGCGGGAAGTCCGGACGCGCGTCCGGAGGACCGCAAGACCGAGACCACGCTGACCACGCGCATCCGGATCAACATCCCCGGATCGCGGCCGATCCCGCCGGTCGTCGTGCGCAAGACCGTCGACGGCGCCCCGGCCGGCGAGAGCGGCGGCGACGAGCCCGCCGCCGCGGCGCGGCCCGAACCCGCCGCGCCGCCCGCGCCCGAACCGGCCGCCGAGCCCGCCCCGCAGGCGGAGGAGAAGACCAGCGACTGGTTCGCTCCCCGCAAGGGCGGCGCCCCCAAGGGTGGTTCGGGCGGCGGCGGCACCAACGGCGCCGGAATGCCCGGCGGTTCCGCCGCCGGCACGAGCGCTCCGCGCCCCGGCGCCCCCGCGCTCGGCCCCGGCCCCTCCGCGCAGCGGCCCGCCACCCCCGCGCCCAACGCCCCCCGCCCCGGCGGCACCAACGGCTCCGGCATGTCCGGCGCCACCGGTGGCCCCGTCGCGCCGGGCCACGGCGGCGGCACCGGCTCGTTCGACGTGACCGAGGCGCTGGCCTCGGGCCCGCGCGGCGGCACCCGCCCCGGCGAGCCCGCCCGCGACGACCTGCCGTTCTTCTCCGACAACGGCGGTGCCCCCGCCGGTGGTCCGGGTGCCCCCGGCGCAGGCGGCCTCGGCGGGCCTGGAGGTCCCAGCGGCTTCAACGGCCCCGGCGGCCAGGGCTCCCCCGGCCCGAACGGCCCCGCGGGCCCGACCGGCGGCCCGGTCACCGGCGACGGCCCGCTGCCGACGCGTCCGGTACCGGGCAACGCGCCCGGCGCCCCCGGGATGCGCGGCATGGAGCCCGGCGAGCCCTTCGACGGCCCGCCCGCGTTCCGCGCCCCCGGCGGCGGCCCGCCCAAGAGCGCGCAGGGCCCCCAGGGTGGTCCGCAGGGTGCTCCGCAGCCCGGCAACCCCCTCAGCGACGACACCGCGATCCTCACCCCGCAGCAGCTCGCCGCCGCCCCGAACGCCCCCGGCCGCGCCCCGCACGGCACCGTCTCCGGGCACACCGTCACCAGCGGCATCCCGGTCTTCCCCGGCGACGAGGCCGACCCCTTCGGCCCCACCCCGGCCGCCGACCGCCCGGCGTACACGGCCCCCAAGCCGCCCGCGCCGCAGGCGAAGGCCGCGCCGCAGCCCAAGAAGAAGAAGGGCCGCAGCAAGCTGATGCTGCTGGTCGCCGGTGTGGTCGTCGTCGTGGGCGGTGCCTACGGCGCCGGTCTGCTGATGAACCGCACCGACGTGCCCAAGGGCACCACCGTGCTCGGTGTGGACATCGGCGGCGGCACCCGGGACAACGCGGTCAAGAAGCTGGACGACGCCTTCCGGGACCGGGTCGACAAGCCGCTCCAGCTCTCCGTGGGCGGCGGCAACGTGGCCCTGACCCCGGACAAGGCGGGCCTGCAGTTCGACTACCAGGCCACCGTCAGCAAGGCCGCCACCAGCGACTACAACCCGCTCTCCGTGATCGGCTCCCTCTTCGGGCAGAAGCGGGTCGTCCAGCCGGAGACCCCGGTGGACGAGGAGAAGCTCCAGGTCGCCCTCCAGCAGGCGGGCGGCGGTTCGGGCTCGGTCGTCGAGGGCGGCATCAAGTTCGAGTCCGGCAAGGCCGTCGCGGTCTACGGCAAGCCCGGCAAGGCCATCGACGCGGCCGGCTCCACCAAGGCCGTCGAGCAGGCGTACCGCACCCTGATCGAGACCGGCTCGGCCACCCCGGTCACCGTCCCCAGCACCACCCGGCAGCCCACGGTCCCGAACGCCGAGGTCGACCGCGAGATGAAGGCGTTCGCCGAGCCGGCGATGTCGAACCTCGTCACCGTCCAGACCGACGCGGCGCACAAGATCCCGTTCGGCCCCCGCTCGCTGCCGAAGATCCTCGGATTCAAGGCCGTGAACGGCAAGCTCGTCGACACCTACAACCTCGAGGCGCTCAAGGCGGCCTACGGCCAGACCTTCGACGGAGTGCAGGTCGAGACGGCCACCGGCAAGCGGGGCGTGCTCCCGCAGGACGTGGTGGGCGCCCTCCGCAAGGCCCTGCTGGGCAAGACCCCGGCCGAGCGGATCGGCGTGATCGACACCAAGCCGAACTGA